The proteins below come from a single Eucalyptus grandis isolate ANBG69807.140 chromosome 3, ASM1654582v1, whole genome shotgun sequence genomic window:
- the LOC104454871 gene encoding ATP phosphoribosyltransferase 2, chloroplastic, whose translation MPQWTEEKPLRVATGFGYLGPKFMKENGLKHVSFSTGEGALEAAPAMGTADVILDLVSSGTKLRENNLKEIEGGTVLESQAVLVASRKSLVHREGALDTTHKILGKLEAHLKAVGQIMVTAYVSGSSVEEVAERLFSQSTLSGLQNPAVCQVFRQRNGKMVRDCYSIDICVPGKALHSSVQELKAIGSSRVIISKLTDVLHKETPRWQQLLSKLGL comes from the exons ATGCCCCAATGGACTGAAGAGAAACCACTCAGAGTTGCTACTGGTTTTGGCTAT CTGGGGCCTAAGttcatgaaagaaaatggaCTGAAGCATGTGAGCTTTTCAACGGGTGAAGGAGCATTGGAGGCAGCTCCTGCG ATGGGGACTGCTGATGTTATTTTGGACCTTGTAAGTAGTGGGacaaaattaagggaaaataaCTTGAAAGAAATTGAAGGCGGGACAGTGTTGGAAAGCCAG GCTGTTCTTGTGGCAAGCAGGAAGTCACTTGTCCATCGGGAAGGTGCTCTTGACACAACTCACAAGATTCTTGGAAAATTGGAGGCACATCTGAAGGCAGTCGGCCAGATCATG GTAACAGCATATGTGAGTGGGAGTAGTGTGGAGGAAGTCGCCGAGCGATTGTTCAGTCAATCAACACTCTCTGGTTTGCAA AATCCTGCCGTATGTCAAGTCTTTCGCCAACGCAACGGAAAAATGGTTAGGGACTGCTATTCAATAGACATTTGTGTTCCTGGAAAGGCACTCCATAGCTCTGTGCAGGAGTTGAAAGCA ATTGGGAGTAGCAGAGTCATAATATCTAAGTTGACTGACGTTCTCCATAAAGAGACTCCCAGATGGCAGCAGCTTCTCTCCAAACTCGGGCTCTAG